The following are encoded in a window of Bradyrhizobium sp. WBOS07 genomic DNA:
- a CDS encoding bifunctional diguanylate cyclase/phosphodiesterase — protein MDAARKVPGKPAAEMFDDIPVLQRKWHAALKPGDRLPRYEDVMLGSLGRLADHIAILKNDGALELSRSGRYVQKWLGDERWDIAVAELSPDCATALSEAATSALANGRPHRASAHCVRDGMVRTYDVLALPTASRWGATLVGAYVNERGAQYNLLDAIFASTDDAVISLATLRDAGGKPFDLQVVHHNNSASTLLKVATGSLLWRRIGEGATLLALPEIMDFLLKTLAGGRGEQLEIESEGRHLRLGATAFADVVSLTISDVTALKRRDASFRLLFDNNPMPMWVFDAETRQFLGVNDAAVQHYGYSRATFLRMKLHEIWPEDEWDSHAEALERLGEAYHSSRNWRHLRADGSEIEVLTFGRRVAFDDRDGYLVAVVDITERRKAEARIAHMAHHDGLTDLPNREYFRERLKQALDQAGDKRVGVLYIDLDLFKNINDSFGHPVGDRLLKEVAGRLTKAVRGPNLAARLGGDEFAVILGADVSPNEASACAGLLIDMLKAPYAIDGQEMVIGASIGIALSPGDGTTPEELMRNADMALYRAKSDGGGVHHFFEREMDLQAQKRRDMELDLRRAFANGEFELHYQPLVTIASDRISGFESLLRWRHPDKGMISPAEFIPVAEDIGLITQLGEWVLREACAEAVKWPGDIKVAVNLSPAQFRSRNLVQVVISALAQSGLSPRRLELEITESIFLAETDANLAILHQLRELGVGISMDDFGTGYSSLSYLRSFPFDKIKIDRSFVKDLAERPDCGAIVRAISGLGRSLNITTTAEGVETEDQLDWLRAEGCNEVQGFLFSAARPAAEIARLLADFGRRASRAA, from the coding sequence ATGGATGCTGCGAGGAAAGTGCCGGGAAAACCGGCCGCCGAAATGTTCGACGACATCCCGGTGCTTCAGCGCAAATGGCATGCCGCGTTGAAGCCGGGCGACCGGCTGCCGCGCTACGAGGACGTCATGCTCGGCAGTCTTGGCCGGCTCGCCGATCACATCGCGATCTTGAAGAACGACGGCGCGCTCGAACTGTCGCGGAGTGGACGTTACGTGCAGAAATGGCTCGGCGATGAGCGCTGGGACATTGCCGTCGCCGAATTGTCGCCGGATTGCGCCACGGCGCTGTCGGAAGCAGCGACCAGCGCGCTTGCCAACGGGCGGCCGCACCGGGCCAGCGCGCATTGCGTGCGCGACGGCATGGTGCGGACCTACGACGTGCTGGCGCTGCCGACGGCCTCGCGCTGGGGCGCCACGCTGGTCGGCGCCTATGTCAACGAGCGCGGCGCGCAGTACAATCTGCTGGACGCGATCTTCGCCTCGACCGACGACGCGGTGATCTCGCTGGCCACCTTGCGCGATGCCGGCGGCAAGCCGTTCGATCTCCAGGTCGTGCATCACAACAACAGCGCGAGCACGCTGCTGAAAGTCGCGACCGGCAGCCTGTTGTGGCGGCGTATCGGCGAGGGGGCGACGCTGCTGGCCCTGCCCGAGATCATGGACTTTCTGCTCAAGACCCTCGCCGGCGGCCGCGGCGAGCAGCTCGAGATCGAGAGCGAGGGCCGGCACCTCCGTCTCGGTGCCACCGCCTTCGCCGACGTGGTTTCGCTGACGATCTCCGATGTCACCGCGCTGAAGCGGCGCGACGCCTCCTTCCGCCTGCTGTTCGACAACAACCCGATGCCGATGTGGGTGTTCGATGCCGAGACCAGGCAATTCCTCGGCGTCAACGACGCCGCGGTCCAGCATTACGGCTACAGCCGCGCCACCTTCCTGCGCATGAAGCTGCACGAGATCTGGCCGGAGGACGAGTGGGACAGCCACGCCGAGGCGCTCGAACGCCTCGGCGAAGCCTATCATTCCTCGCGCAACTGGCGGCACCTGCGCGCCGACGGTAGCGAGATCGAGGTGCTCACCTTCGGCCGCCGCGTCGCCTTCGACGATCGCGACGGTTATCTGGTCGCGGTGGTCGACATCACCGAACGGCGCAAGGCCGAGGCGCGCATCGCGCACATGGCCCACCATGACGGCCTCACCGACCTGCCGAACCGCGAATATTTCCGGGAGCGGCTGAAGCAGGCCCTGGATCAGGCCGGGGACAAGCGCGTCGGCGTGCTCTACATCGATCTCGACCTGTTCAAGAACATCAACGATTCCTTCGGCCATCCCGTGGGCGACCGCCTGCTCAAGGAGGTCGCCGGACGCCTGACCAAGGCGGTCCGCGGCCCCAATCTGGCGGCCCGGCTCGGCGGCGACGAGTTCGCGGTGATCCTCGGCGCCGACGTCTCGCCGAACGAGGCCAGCGCCTGCGCCGGCCTGTTGATCGACATGCTGAAGGCGCCTTATGCCATCGACGGTCAGGAGATGGTGATCGGCGCCAGCATCGGCATCGCGCTGTCGCCCGGTGACGGCACCACGCCCGAGGAGCTGATGCGAAATGCCGACATGGCGCTGTACCGGGCGAAGTCCGACGGCGGCGGCGTGCACCATTTCTTCGAGCGCGAGATGGATCTGCAGGCGCAGAAGCGCCGCGACATGGAGCTCGACCTGCGTCGTGCGTTCGCCAATGGCGAGTTCGAGCTGCACTACCAGCCGCTGGTGACGATCGCATCCGACCGCATTTCCGGCTTCGAATCGCTCTTGCGCTGGCGTCATCCGGACAAGGGCATGATCTCGCCGGCGGAGTTCATTCCTGTCGCCGAGGACATCGGCCTCATCACCCAGTTGGGGGAGTGGGTGCTGCGCGAAGCCTGCGCAGAGGCGGTCAAATGGCCTGGCGACATCAAGGTCGCGGTCAATCTGTCGCCGGCGCAATTCCGCAGCCGCAACCTGGTGCAGGTCGTGATCTCGGCGCTGGCGCAGTCCGGCCTGTCGCCGCGACGGCTGGAGCTCGAAATCACCGAGTCGATCTTCCTGGCCGAGACCGATGCCAATCTCGCCATCCTGCATCAGCTGCGCGAGCTCGGCGTCGGCATTTCCATGGACGATTTCGGCACCGGCTATTCCAGCCTGAGCTATTTGCGCAGCTTTCCGTTCGACAAGATCAAGATCGACCGTTCCTTCGTGAAGGATCTGGCGGAGCGGCCCGATTGTGGCGCGATCGTGCGCGCGATCTCCGGCCTCGGCCGCAGCCTCAACATCACCACGACTGCGGAGGGCGTCGAGACCGAGGACCAGCTCGATTGGCTGCGCGCCGAGGGCTGCAACGAGGTGCAGGGGTTTCTGTTCAGCGCGGCGCGGCCTGCGGCCGAGATCGCACGGCTGCTCGCCGATTTCGGTCGGCGCGCCTCACGGGCGGCGTAG
- a CDS encoding LysR family transcriptional regulator, with protein MDWSDLRIFLAIAREGTLGAAARKIGQTQPTMGRRLRALETSLGQTLFQRTADGFVLTDEGTAVLRHAERIEDEALALERQASGATTQLDGLLRVSSSDWFGTVMLSPVIAAFGKRHPAVTVELLTDARLYSLPRREADLVFRIKPFSEPEVISRKLLHIPYALYGKKGSKPPRAGGGSGIRVVTMNAEFAEMPDAVWLRRMLPNADVASRSNNRQVQAELCARGGGLAVLPRPLGDSDRRLVALDIGTPPPGRDTYVGYHRDLKRLARLRALLDLVIERLAGPPS; from the coding sequence GTGGACTGGAGCGATCTGCGTATTTTCCTGGCAATTGCCCGCGAAGGCACGCTCGGCGCCGCCGCGCGGAAGATCGGCCAGACCCAGCCGACGATGGGGCGGCGGCTTCGCGCGCTCGAAACGTCGCTGGGTCAGACGCTGTTCCAGCGCACGGCGGACGGCTTCGTGCTGACCGACGAGGGCACGGCCGTGCTGCGTCACGCCGAGCGGATCGAGGACGAGGCGCTTGCGCTGGAGCGTCAAGCGTCCGGTGCGACGACGCAGCTCGACGGGCTGTTGCGCGTGTCTTCGTCGGACTGGTTCGGCACGGTGATGCTGTCGCCGGTGATCGCCGCGTTCGGCAAGCGTCACCCCGCCGTGACCGTGGAGCTGCTGACCGATGCGCGGCTCTACAGCCTGCCGCGGCGCGAGGCCGATCTGGTCTTCCGCATCAAGCCGTTCAGCGAGCCCGAGGTGATCTCCAGAAAGCTGCTGCACATTCCCTACGCGCTCTATGGCAAGAAGGGCAGCAAACCGCCGCGGGCGGGGGGCGGCAGCGGTATTCGCGTCGTGACCATGAATGCCGAATTCGCGGAGATGCCGGACGCGGTCTGGCTGAGGCGCATGCTGCCGAATGCGGACGTCGCCTCGCGCAGCAACAACAGGCAGGTGCAGGCCGAGCTTTGCGCGAGGGGTGGCGGCCTTGCCGTGCTGCCGCGGCCGCTCGGCGACAGCGATCGCCGTCTGGTCGCGCTCGACATCGGCACGCCCCCGCCCGGCCGCGACACCTATGTCGGCTATCATCGCGACCTCAAGCGCCTCGCTCGTCTGCGTGCGCTGCTCGATCTCGTGATCGAGCGGCTGGCAGGACCGCCGTCGTAG
- a CDS encoding zinc-dependent alcohol dehydrogenase family protein: MMTRSTMRAGVLEAHNGPLRLSTISRPEIGPRQVLVRVRASGVNPLDTKIHAGTAAHARHPLPAIPGIDLAGIVERSGSEVTRFKAGDEVYGMTGGVGGVPGSLAEFAAVDADLLALKPANLSMREAAALPLIVITAWEGLIDRAGLKAGQKVLIHGGAGGVGHVAIQIARAFGADVFATGSASQRGTIEAFGAVFIDRDSPIEAYVAQHAGGRGFDIVYDTVGGKVLDASFQAVRRFGHVVSALGWGTHALAPLSFRAATYSGVFTLLPLLSGEGRAHHGNIMTEATRLVEAGKLVPLLDPRRFTMESVGDAYELIRDHAANGKLVVDI, encoded by the coding sequence ATGATGACGCGATCGACGATGCGTGCCGGCGTGCTGGAGGCCCACAACGGCCCCTTACGCCTCTCGACGATTTCCCGACCCGAGATCGGACCGCGCCAGGTGCTGGTGCGGGTGCGGGCGAGCGGGGTCAATCCGCTCGACACCAAGATTCATGCCGGTACGGCCGCGCATGCGCGCCATCCGCTGCCGGCAATTCCCGGGATTGATCTGGCCGGAATCGTCGAGCGCAGCGGGAGCGAGGTGACGCGGTTCAAGGCGGGCGACGAGGTCTACGGCATGACCGGAGGGGTCGGCGGCGTACCGGGATCGCTGGCCGAATTCGCCGCGGTCGATGCCGATCTTCTCGCCTTGAAGCCCGCCAATCTCAGCATGCGGGAGGCTGCCGCCCTGCCCCTGATCGTCATCACGGCCTGGGAGGGCCTGATCGACCGCGCCGGCCTGAAGGCGGGCCAGAAGGTGTTGATCCACGGCGGCGCGGGCGGCGTTGGTCATGTCGCGATTCAGATCGCGCGCGCTTTCGGGGCGGACGTGTTCGCCACGGGCTCGGCGTCGCAGCGTGGCACCATCGAAGCCTTTGGCGCGGTGTTCATCGACCGCGACAGCCCGATCGAAGCCTACGTTGCGCAGCATGCCGGCGGCCGCGGCTTCGATATCGTCTACGACACCGTCGGCGGCAAGGTGCTCGACGCCTCCTTTCAAGCGGTGCGCCGCTTCGGTCATGTGGTGAGTGCCTTGGGCTGGGGCACGCACGCGCTTGCCCCGCTGTCGTTCCGCGCCGCCACCTATTCCGGCGTGTTCACGCTGCTGCCGCTGCTGTCGGGCGAAGGCCGCGCGCACCACGGAAACATCATGACGGAGGCCACTCGCCTCGTCGAAGCCGGCAAGCTCGTGCCGCTGCTCGATCCCAGGCGCTTTACGATGGAGAGCGTCGGCGATGCCTATGAGCTGATCCGCGATCACGCGGCGAACGGCAAGCTGGTCGTCGACATCTGA
- a CDS encoding patatin-like phospholipase family protein, producing MLDILKGRGANGSNGEKIGLGPTRRPIIGLALGGGAARGFAHIGILRTLLANGIVPDVVVGTSIGAVAGGLHAAGRLDTFEDWGRSLQGMRNILGYLDIRLNGSGLLGGEKLASRLEDAIGQILIEDLPIKFASVATEVRTGHEIWLTRGRVVDAMRASYALPGIFQPMLIGDRWLVDGALVNPVPVSAARALGAEIVIAANLSSDIFTHSTTIHAHGAVPAQVAPEVEEPTTKRRFPRLFSPEKTMKREFFGGNGRPGISSVMVDAFNIMQDRITRARLAGDPPDLLISPRIGQFGWFDFHRSEELIAHGARAAERALESIQEAIDVLAPAPAGHAPKADEQA from the coding sequence GTGCTGGACATCTTGAAGGGGCGCGGCGCAAACGGCTCGAACGGTGAGAAGATTGGCCTTGGCCCCACCCGCCGTCCCATCATCGGCCTTGCCCTCGGCGGCGGAGCGGCGCGCGGCTTTGCCCATATCGGCATCCTCCGGACCCTGCTTGCCAACGGCATCGTGCCCGATGTCGTGGTCGGCACTTCCATCGGCGCCGTCGCCGGTGGTCTCCACGCGGCCGGCCGGCTTGATACGTTCGAAGACTGGGGGCGCAGCCTGCAGGGCATGCGCAACATCCTCGGCTATCTCGACATTCGTCTCAACGGCTCCGGCCTGCTCGGCGGCGAGAAGCTGGCAAGCCGACTCGAGGACGCGATCGGACAGATCCTGATCGAGGACCTCCCGATCAAGTTCGCGAGCGTCGCGACCGAAGTGCGCACCGGCCACGAGATCTGGCTGACGCGTGGCCGCGTGGTCGATGCGATGCGCGCGTCCTACGCCCTGCCCGGGATCTTCCAGCCCATGCTGATTGGCGACCGCTGGCTGGTCGACGGCGCGCTGGTCAATCCCGTGCCGGTGTCCGCCGCCCGCGCGCTCGGCGCCGAAATCGTCATCGCCGCAAATCTTTCCAGCGACATCTTCACCCATTCCACGACCATTCATGCGCATGGCGCCGTGCCGGCTCAGGTCGCGCCGGAGGTTGAGGAGCCGACGACCAAGCGGCGATTCCCGCGGCTGTTCTCGCCCGAGAAGACCATGAAGCGAGAATTTTTCGGCGGCAACGGCCGGCCCGGCATCTCCTCGGTGATGGTCGACGCCTTCAACATCATGCAGGACCGTATCACGCGCGCCCGCCTCGCCGGCGATCCCCCGGATCTCTTGATCTCGCCGCGGATCGGCCAGTTCGGCTGGTTCGACTTCCATCGCTCCGAGGAGCTGATCGCCCACGGTGCGCGCGCCGCCGAGCGCGCGCTGGAGTCGATCCAGGAGGCGATCGATGTGCTGGCGCCGGCGCCCGCGGGGCACGCGCCGAAAGCGGACGAGCAGGCCTGA
- a CDS encoding CBS domain-containing protein has product MTVRSILNTKGHQIVSVEPDVKLAAAVRLLGEKKIGAVLVMNQSRLEGILSERDIVRVLGERGAGALEEPVAQVMTRKVVTCKETDTVAELMEMMTSGKFRHLPVIDNGKVVGLISIGDIVKRRVQEYESEQEALRDYIKTA; this is encoded by the coding sequence ATGACGGTACGTTCCATTCTCAACACCAAGGGCCACCAGATCGTAAGCGTCGAGCCCGACGTCAAGCTGGCCGCCGCGGTCAGGCTGCTCGGTGAGAAGAAGATCGGCGCGGTGCTGGTGATGAACCAGAGCCGGCTCGAAGGCATCCTGTCGGAGCGCGACATCGTCCGCGTGCTCGGCGAGCGCGGCGCCGGCGCGTTGGAAGAGCCGGTGGCTCAGGTCATGACCCGCAAGGTCGTCACCTGCAAGGAGACCGACACCGTCGCCGAGCTCATGGAGATGATGACGTCGGGCAAGTTCCGCCACCTGCCCGTGATCGACAACGGCAAGGTGGTCGGCCTGATCTCGATCGGCGACATCGTCAAGCGCCGCGTTCAGGAATACGAGTCCGAGCAGGAAGCCCTGCGCGACTACATCAAGACCGCCTGA
- a CDS encoding rhomboid family intramembrane serine protease, with product MDSPHDSSQDPPLDLPAAHEEAPHEPVLTLPPALTAYIVLLAVIHLRVLLPPEFENWTIDVFGFIPKRYDSSLLNLEIPGGTGAKVWTFVTYSLLHANLTHLGFNVLWLLPFGSALARRFGAVRFFLFLAVTAAAGALAHLLTHEHAVAPMIGASASVSGAMAAAIRFAFVRGSFLSFNRSDADTAARVPALPLLRALRDGRVIGFLAVWFGVNIIFGVGAIGIDAETTSVAWQAHIGGFFAGLLLFALFDPVPRVRNDAADASSQDVSDRI from the coding sequence TTGGATTCCCCGCACGATTCGTCGCAAGATCCTCCGCTCGACCTGCCAGCCGCCCATGAGGAGGCTCCGCACGAGCCGGTGCTGACGCTGCCACCGGCGCTGACCGCCTATATCGTCCTGCTGGCGGTGATCCATCTGCGGGTGCTGCTGCCGCCGGAATTCGAGAACTGGACCATCGACGTCTTCGGCTTCATCCCGAAGCGCTACGATTCCTCCCTGCTCAATCTGGAGATCCCCGGCGGGACCGGGGCCAAGGTCTGGACCTTCGTCACCTATTCGCTGCTGCACGCCAATCTGACCCATCTCGGCTTCAACGTGCTGTGGCTGCTGCCGTTCGGCAGCGCGCTGGCACGGCGCTTTGGCGCCGTCAGGTTCTTCCTGTTTCTGGCGGTGACGGCGGCAGCCGGCGCGCTCGCCCACCTCCTCACCCATGAGCACGCGGTGGCGCCGATGATCGGCGCCTCCGCCTCGGTGTCGGGCGCGATGGCAGCCGCGATCCGCTTCGCGTTCGTCCGCGGCAGCTTCCTGTCGTTCAACCGCTCGGACGCCGATACCGCGGCAAGGGTCCCGGCGCTGCCGCTGTTGCGGGCGCTGCGCGACGGGCGGGTGATCGGCTTCCTGGCGGTGTGGTTCGGCGTCAACATCATCTTCGGCGTCGGCGCGATCGGCATCGATGCCGAAACCACCAGCGTCGCCTGGCAGGCGCATATCGGCGGCTTCTTCGCCGGCCTGTTGCTGTTCGCCCTGTTCGATCCGGTGCCGCGCGTGCGAAACGATGCTGCGGATGCGTCATCACAGGACGTTTCAGACCGTATTTGA
- a CDS encoding PAS domain-containing protein, with translation MKHPSSRAFFAYWDDKRGAARAPDRADIDPAAVRGLLGDIFVLSCEPNLGFPFRVAGTRVCALAGRDLKDTGFAALFDDASRSEIEEITTIVADEALGAIAGVTAAREDGSKAALELLLLPFNARPHTPVSVTGVLAPFDDECGALSAFTLTSWRYLHQPEKLLPRAIRKLQIARGLMVYEGLR, from the coding sequence ATGAAACATCCGTCGAGCCGCGCGTTCTTCGCCTATTGGGACGACAAGCGTGGCGCCGCTCGGGCCCCTGACCGGGCCGACATCGATCCGGCCGCGGTCCGCGGCCTGCTCGGCGACATCTTCGTGCTCTCCTGCGAGCCGAACCTCGGCTTCCCGTTCCGCGTCGCCGGCACGCGCGTCTGCGCGCTGGCGGGGCGCGACCTCAAGGACACGGGCTTTGCAGCGCTGTTCGACGATGCGAGCCGCAGCGAGATCGAGGAGATCACGACCATCGTCGCCGACGAGGCGTTGGGCGCGATCGCCGGCGTGACGGCTGCGCGCGAGGACGGCAGCAAGGCCGCTCTCGAGCTGTTGCTGCTGCCCTTCAACGCCCGCCCGCATACGCCGGTGAGCGTGACCGGCGTGCTCGCGCCGTTCGACGACGAATGCGGCGCGCTTTCAGCCTTCACCCTCACCTCCTGGCGCTACCTGCACCAGCCGGAGAAACTCCTGCCGCGGGCGATCCGGAAACTGCAGATCGCGCGCGGGCTGATGGTGTATGAGGGGCTGAGATAG
- a CDS encoding DJ-1/PfpI family protein — translation MSWRILAWSALGCVVLLAVIGGTWLLLLPGTPAPEAAPAISKEETEATLAALKPPKRKRPLIAIVGINDMTETTDYLMPYGILARADVADVLTLATQPGPVALYPALKVQPHATIAAFDAAHPDGADYVIVPAMSREDDAVALQWIRSQAGKGATIIGVCVGAKVVANTGLLDGRKATTHWYSVRDLQKHAAIRYVADRRLVVDRGVATTTGITASMPMALTLVEAIAGRAKAEAVAREVGLAAWDARHRSEAFQFTRPFALTAIANTLAFWNREQLGIALTPAIDEVSLALVADAWSRTYRSRALTFAATTEAQSSRGGLRILPDAAVADWPAQQTVPAAVDLPPARALDQTLRAIDARYGPRTADFVAMQLEYPR, via the coding sequence ATGAGCTGGCGAATTCTGGCATGGAGCGCTCTCGGCTGCGTGGTGTTGCTGGCGGTGATCGGCGGGACCTGGCTGTTGCTGCTGCCCGGCACGCCGGCTCCGGAAGCCGCGCCTGCGATATCCAAGGAGGAGACAGAGGCGACGCTTGCGGCATTGAAGCCGCCGAAGCGCAAGCGCCCGCTGATCGCCATCGTCGGCATCAACGACATGACCGAGACGACCGACTATCTGATGCCATACGGCATTCTCGCGCGCGCCGACGTCGCCGACGTGCTCACCTTGGCGACCCAGCCCGGGCCCGTTGCGCTCTATCCCGCGCTGAAAGTGCAGCCGCATGCGACCATCGCCGCGTTCGATGCTGCGCATCCCGACGGCGCCGACTACGTCATCGTGCCCGCGATGAGCCGCGAAGACGATGCCGTAGCCTTGCAATGGATCAGAAGCCAGGCCGGCAAGGGCGCGACAATCATCGGCGTCTGCGTCGGCGCCAAGGTCGTCGCCAACACCGGGCTGCTCGACGGCCGCAAGGCCACCACGCACTGGTATTCCGTGCGCGACCTGCAAAAGCATGCCGCGATCCGCTACGTCGCGGACCGCAGGCTGGTGGTCGACCGCGGCGTTGCGACGACGACCGGCATCACCGCATCCATGCCGATGGCCCTGACCCTCGTCGAGGCCATCGCCGGCCGCGCCAAGGCGGAGGCGGTCGCCCGCGAGGTCGGACTTGCCGCGTGGGATGCGCGTCACCGCAGCGAGGCGTTCCAATTCACCCGCCCGTTCGCGCTGACGGCGATCGCCAACACGCTCGCATTCTGGAACCGCGAGCAACTCGGAATCGCCCTGACGCCTGCTATCGACGAGGTCTCGCTCGCGCTGGTCGCCGATGCGTGGTCGCGCACCTATCGCTCGCGTGCCCTCACCTTCGCGGCGACCACAGAGGCGCAGTCGAGTCGCGGCGGTCTTCGCATCCTGCCCGACGCGGCCGTCGCCGACTGGCCGGCACAGCAGACGGTGCCGGCCGCCGTCGACCTGCCGCCGGCGCGGGCACTGGACCAGACCTTGCGCGCCATCGACGCCCGCTACGGGCCGCGCACGGCCGACTTCGTCGCGATGCAGCTGGAATATCCGAGATAA
- a CDS encoding GNAT family N-acetyltransferase: MSKPYWRPARISDLAAIVAIAARIHPDLPERAEVFAEKMQLCPDGCRMLVADDTIAGYGLAHPWKLHQIPPLDRLLERLPQDADCLYVHDVAVLPDRRGGVAREYVAGIAKLARASGITALALVSVYATRPLWQHLGFRPVTADAALRAKLASYGEGATYMRRDLTAA, encoded by the coding sequence ATGAGCAAGCCGTACTGGCGCCCAGCGCGCATATCCGATCTCGCGGCGATCGTCGCCATCGCGGCGCGGATACATCCCGATCTTCCCGAAAGAGCCGAGGTGTTCGCGGAGAAGATGCAGCTCTGTCCCGACGGATGCCGCATGCTCGTTGCGGACGATACGATCGCCGGCTACGGCCTCGCGCATCCCTGGAAGCTGCATCAGATCCCGCCGCTCGACCGCTTGCTCGAACGGCTCCCCCAAGACGCGGACTGCCTCTACGTGCACGATGTCGCCGTGCTGCCGGACCGGCGCGGCGGCGTGGCGCGCGAATATGTCGCCGGCATCGCGAAGCTCGCGCGCGCATCCGGCATCACGGCGCTCGCATTGGTCTCGGTCTACGCCACGCGGCCGCTGTGGCAACATCTCGGCTTTCGCCCGGTGACGGCGGACGCGGCACTGCGCGCGAAGCTCGCTTCCTACGGGGAAGGCGCGACCTATATGCGGCGCGACCTCACCGCGGCGTAG